One region of Fragaria vesca subsp. vesca linkage group LG4, FraVesHawaii_1.0, whole genome shotgun sequence genomic DNA includes:
- the LOC101312247 gene encoding ethylene-responsive transcription factor ERF086-like — translation MEKPLTQSGERSRGRRKQAEPGRFLGVRRRPWGRYAAEIRDPSTKERHWLGTFDTAQEAALAYDRAALSMKGAQARTNFIYSDNSTFHSLLTPFDVQTLLPQQSLEFFTSTTTQTPRQQQQPTHQNTPPAQSSMFYQNERNPNLRSNEKPSFDALFFSNDFSSDNSGYLGCIVPDNCLRPPSDIPKSSEFTTTHALDIDHQNFSFTNSSIQTQPHCDQSSTATTFPLDVMNVPASIMASSSNPGDQPSCFDGFSHGFWGDNQQYSSLDQLNSRELSTMVDSNLFMTEDGCNIEALYPIIENQSTSSFSCSPSVHPFGDVVIEFGHSLY, via the coding sequence ATGGAAAAACCTCTCACCCAATCTGGTGAGAGATCAAGAGGGAGAAGGAAACAAGCTGAGCCAGGTAGGTTTCTTGGGGTGAGGAGAAGGCCTTGGGGTAGATATGCAGCTGAGATCAGAGACCCAAGTACTAAAGAGAGGCATTGGCTTGGGACGTTTGACACTGCTCAAGAAGCAGCTTTGGCTTATGACCGAGCTGCTTTGTCCATGAAAGGAGCTCAAGCAAGAACCAACTTCATTTACTCTGACAACTCCACTTTCCACTCTCTTCTAACACCCTTTGATGTTCAAACCCTATTGCCACAACAATCACTTGAGTTCTTCACTTCCACCACTACACAGACTCCTAGACAACAACAACAACCCACCCATCAGAACACTCCACCTGCTCAGTCCAGCATGTTTTATCAGAATGAGAGAAACCCCAACCTTAGGTCCAATGAAAAACCCTCATTTGATGCTCTCTTCTTCTCCAATGACTTTTCTTCTGATAATTCAGGTTACCTGGGTTGCATAGTTCCTGATAACTGCTTGAGGCCTCCTTCTGATATTCCCAAAAGCAGTGAGTTTACTACTACTCATGCTTTGGATATTGATCATCAGAATTTTAGCTTTACAAATTCCTCCATTCAAACTCAACCACATTGTGATCAAAGCAGTACTGCTACTACATTTCCTCTAGATGTAATGAATGTGCCAGCTTCGATAATGGCGTCTAGCAGTAACCCTGGAGATCAGCCTTCTTGCTTTGATGGATTCAGTCATGGATTCTGGGGTGATAACCAGCAGTACTCGTCATTGGATCAGTTAAACTCTAGAGAGCTTTCAACAATGGTGGACAGCAACCTATTCATGACTGAAGATGGGTGCAACATTGAAGCCTTGTATCCGATCATCGAAAATCAAAGTACTTCTTCGTTCTCTTGCTCCCCATCAGTTCATCCTTTTGGTGATGTAGTAATCGAGTTTGGCCATTCCCTCTATTAG